One region of Pseudovibrio brasiliensis genomic DNA includes:
- a CDS encoding DNA topoisomerase, with amino-acid sequence MADRTSGKGERLDKIKRALGNADQVIIATDCDREGQAIGENLLHFYGYKGRVLRAMFTAEDEKTLCAAFASAKPNTEYQPLYDAAVARAQADQVFNLSLTRTATTRLVPSGVRAVIGIGRVRTPTLGIVCRREQELSDFKPRDYFEQTANVQGEHGMFQLHHRPADSERYFEKAKAEAIAAAATGWHGPASVRQENRRQAPGKPVDLPSLQKQAAKWGWTAKKTLDVAQALYEIHKLTTYPRAAVRYLPENMVEGASAVFASLVGGGYVKDLDWQAPTIRTGKRGVFSDAGLAGESHHAIIPNPAVIEQFAKIIAGLNADERKLFDFIAKTFLASLGPDYEYHQTQIAISVPVNGQAVVFKTVGRSTIHPGWRAVYSEFIEDKPSSDNEAELPQVRDGEGVGISAVSIDAKKTKAPARYTEGSLIEAMQNAWRFVEDEGQRARLKEAKGIGTPATRDTVIEGLKKQGFLTVSKGKLFASDTAMQLYHLLQGRCPSLLDPATTATMEARLDDIVSGRAGADEIIHEICNSAATAIDVLGEQGQQLDIQRKPSPAMVKAAKGKAEREGKRLTRKDLASYDTLRAYLGPMKERTEEPSAPSPAQLKFALSIAERLSQPLPDAAKGSAKALSSWIDANNFASESQMKWISKFVEEGKVKKPKGYPDKVSPKVAKALLDKMFKKK; translated from the coding sequence GTGGCCGATAGAACCAGCGGTAAAGGTGAGCGCCTTGATAAAATCAAGCGAGCCTTAGGCAATGCCGATCAAGTCATCATTGCAACAGACTGCGACCGCGAGGGTCAGGCGATTGGTGAAAACCTCTTGCATTTTTACGGCTATAAAGGCCGTGTTCTGCGAGCTATGTTTACGGCAGAAGATGAAAAGACGCTTTGCGCAGCCTTTGCCTCAGCCAAGCCCAATACGGAGTATCAGCCGCTTTATGATGCAGCGGTTGCCCGCGCTCAGGCTGATCAGGTTTTCAATCTTAGTCTAACAAGAACCGCAACGACCAGATTGGTGCCTTCTGGTGTGCGTGCTGTTATTGGCATTGGCCGTGTTCGCACCCCAACACTTGGAATTGTCTGCAGGCGTGAGCAAGAGCTTTCCGATTTCAAGCCACGAGATTACTTTGAGCAGACTGCAAATGTTCAAGGTGAACATGGCATGTTCCAGCTTCATCACCGGCCTGCAGATAGCGAGCGTTATTTTGAAAAGGCTAAGGCTGAAGCAATCGCCGCTGCAGCCACCGGCTGGCACGGTCCAGCCAGCGTCCGCCAAGAAAACCGGCGTCAGGCTCCAGGCAAGCCCGTTGATCTTCCAAGCTTACAAAAGCAAGCTGCAAAATGGGGATGGACGGCAAAGAAAACATTAGACGTTGCACAGGCTCTTTACGAGATCCACAAGCTGACAACCTACCCACGCGCTGCGGTGCGCTACCTTCCTGAGAACATGGTTGAGGGAGCAAGTGCTGTGTTTGCTTCTCTTGTTGGCGGCGGCTATGTGAAGGATCTGGACTGGCAGGCTCCAACGATCCGGACAGGCAAACGCGGTGTATTCTCAGATGCCGGTTTAGCTGGTGAATCTCATCATGCCATCATCCCCAATCCTGCAGTAATCGAACAGTTTGCAAAGATCATTGCAGGGCTGAACGCTGATGAGCGAAAGCTGTTTGATTTCATAGCCAAAACATTCCTTGCCTCTCTAGGCCCTGATTACGAATATCACCAGACACAGATTGCTATCAGTGTGCCGGTGAACGGTCAGGCTGTTGTGTTTAAGACTGTGGGCCGCTCCACAATCCATCCAGGTTGGCGTGCTGTTTACAGTGAGTTCATCGAGGACAAACCGAGCTCAGATAACGAGGCCGAATTGCCTCAGGTTCGAGACGGTGAAGGCGTGGGGATCTCAGCTGTCAGCATTGATGCCAAGAAGACAAAAGCGCCTGCTCGTTACACGGAAGGTTCTTTGATTGAAGCCATGCAAAACGCATGGAGGTTTGTTGAAGATGAAGGCCAGCGGGCACGGCTGAAGGAAGCCAAGGGCATTGGTACTCCGGCAACCAGAGACACCGTTATTGAGGGACTGAAGAAGCAAGGCTTTCTTACCGTCTCCAAGGGCAAACTCTTTGCAAGCGATACGGCTATGCAGCTCTACCACCTTCTGCAGGGTCGGTGTCCCTCACTCCTTGATCCAGCGACCACCGCAACAATGGAAGCTCGGCTTGATGACATTGTGAGTGGTCGTGCCGGTGCTGACGAAATCATCCACGAAATTTGCAACTCTGCAGCGACCGCTATTGATGTTCTTGGTGAACAAGGCCAGCAGCTTGATATTCAGCGTAAACCGAGCCCTGCTATGGTCAAAGCCGCTAAAGGTAAAGCGGAGCGCGAAGGTAAGCGTTTAACCCGTAAAGATCTGGCAAGCTATGACACCTTGCGAGCATATCTTGGACCAATGAAAGAACGGACAGAAGAGCCATCGGCACCAAGTCCAGCACAGCTCAAGTTCGCCCTGTCGATAGCCGAGCGCTTATCTCAGCCGCTTCCAGATGCAGCCAAAGGCTCAGCAAAAGCGCTTAGCAGCTGGATTGACGCTAACAACTTTGCCAGTGAGAGCCAAATGAAGTGGATTTCTAAGTTCGTTGAGGAAGGCAAAGTCAAGAAACCTAAAGGCTATCCGGACAAGGTATCTCCCAAGGTTGCCAAAGCCCTGCTAGATAAAATGTTCAAAAAGAAATAG
- a CDS encoding Hcp family type VI secretion system effector, translating to MPTPAYITIEGSTQGPITQGAFTEDSVGNVWQEGHEDEIMVQAIDHTVIIPRDIQSGQPAGQRVHTPFKFTCSMNKSIPLLYNALVSGEMLPKCEVKWYRTNSSGKQEHFFTTSFEDALVTNIECGLPHCQDPKNADFTQLITIELSYRKIMWEHTVSGTSGADDWRAPAA from the coding sequence ATGCCAACACCCGCTTATATCACCATTGAAGGGTCAACTCAGGGTCCAATCACACAAGGCGCGTTTACTGAAGATTCCGTCGGTAACGTGTGGCAGGAAGGCCATGAAGACGAGATCATGGTGCAGGCCATTGATCACACCGTCATCATTCCTCGTGATATCCAGTCCGGCCAGCCAGCTGGTCAGCGCGTGCACACTCCGTTCAAGTTCACCTGCTCCATGAACAAGTCCATCCCGCTGCTTTACAATGCGCTGGTCTCTGGTGAGATGCTGCCGAAGTGTGAAGTTAAATGGTACCGCACCAATTCTTCTGGCAAGCAGGAGCATTTCTTCACCACCTCCTTTGAAGATGCGCTGGTCACCAATATCGAGTGTGGCCTGCCACATTGTCAGGATCCAAAGAATGCTGACTTCACACAGCTGATCACCATTGAACTGTCTTACCGCAAGATCATGTGGGAGCACACAGTCTCCGGCACCTCCGGTGCTGATGACTGGCGCGCACCTGCTGCTTAA
- a CDS encoding type VI secretion system Vgr family protein, with translation MNAIVQIPQLFQQQDLAFTFATPAQPEAGLLVTGFSATERLNGLTQIQIELASPDNALDLHSLLDTPATLTIHHKYEGLRHLSGVIAEIARGNEGHHRTSYSLTLLPSLHRLAHGSDCRIFQKKSVPEIVKILLKEHGVEDVKWDLTEPHEAREYCVQYRESHLSFLDRITAEEGIWYYFTYGANGQHTLQFIDNPQIVSELPDQPSLEYNSTVGGAVKGVYCNSFVLREQLRATSFMQRDYSFKNPPYNQQHTHQRGEDNGSAGDYALYEYPGRYKADGVGKPFTKHRLEAARVEATTGHGATNAIHLMAGHQFALNDHPNSDYNIKYHLLTVSHQGSQPQAVAEEAGSGTTTYSAGFEVMPARLPYRPKLHQKPLVDGPQIAHVTGPEGEEIYCDEHGRVKVWFPWDRHGAKNDTSSCWIRVSSNWAGASWGHIAIPRIGHEVIVDFLEGDPDQPIITGRTYHNNNRTPNKLPDFKTRMVLKSDSHKATGSNELRFEDEGGQEEVWFHAQKFHNGVVENNETWKVGANRHKRIDGSQSESIGSSKDIEVGGDHREHVKGSEHTQVDGSALRQIKISDFLKVVGDKVTHVVRNAITLVDENWRLETKGKQHFESGTTHYINAGDAVVIQAGASISLNVGGNFVKIDKGGVQIEGTLVKVNCGGSPAKGAPVSPMEVMKPADYSGPHAERYSRSYKN, from the coding sequence ATGAATGCTATTGTCCAAATCCCACAGCTCTTTCAACAACAAGATCTGGCCTTCACCTTTGCAACTCCTGCACAGCCGGAGGCCGGGTTGCTGGTCACCGGCTTCTCAGCAACAGAGCGCCTTAACGGGCTTACGCAGATCCAGATTGAACTGGCCAGCCCCGACAATGCGCTGGACTTGCATAGCCTGCTGGATACGCCTGCCACGCTGACCATTCATCACAAATATGAGGGCCTGCGCCATCTCTCCGGAGTGATCGCCGAGATTGCCCGGGGTAATGAAGGTCACCATCGCACCAGTTACTCGCTCACCCTGCTGCCCAGCCTGCACCGACTGGCCCATGGCTCTGACTGCCGGATCTTTCAGAAGAAAAGCGTGCCCGAGATCGTCAAAATCTTGCTGAAAGAGCACGGCGTCGAGGATGTGAAGTGGGATCTGACCGAACCTCATGAGGCCCGTGAATACTGCGTGCAGTACCGGGAAAGTCACTTAAGCTTTCTAGACCGCATCACGGCAGAAGAAGGCATTTGGTACTACTTTACCTATGGCGCCAATGGCCAGCATACGCTGCAGTTCATTGACAATCCGCAGATCGTCTCCGAGCTGCCGGACCAACCTTCACTGGAGTACAACAGCACTGTTGGAGGAGCGGTCAAAGGCGTTTATTGCAACAGCTTTGTCCTACGTGAGCAGCTGCGAGCCACCAGCTTCATGCAGCGCGATTATTCGTTCAAGAATCCGCCTTACAACCAGCAACACACCCATCAGCGCGGTGAAGACAATGGCTCTGCTGGAGACTATGCGCTCTATGAATACCCGGGACGTTACAAGGCGGATGGTGTTGGCAAGCCCTTCACAAAACACCGGCTGGAGGCAGCTCGCGTAGAGGCCACCACAGGTCATGGGGCGACCAATGCCATTCACCTGATGGCCGGTCATCAGTTTGCGCTGAACGACCACCCGAACAGCGACTACAACATCAAGTATCATTTGCTCACCGTCTCACATCAGGGCAGTCAGCCACAGGCCGTGGCTGAAGAAGCCGGCAGTGGCACAACAACTTACAGCGCCGGGTTTGAGGTCATGCCCGCCCGCCTGCCATACCGGCCCAAGTTGCATCAAAAGCCGTTGGTAGATGGCCCGCAGATCGCTCATGTCACCGGGCCGGAAGGCGAAGAGATCTACTGCGACGAGCATGGCCGCGTGAAGGTCTGGTTCCCCTGGGATCGCCATGGTGCCAAGAATGATACTTCCTCCTGCTGGATCCGCGTTTCTTCCAACTGGGCTGGCGCCAGCTGGGGCCACATCGCCATCCCCCGCATCGGCCACGAAGTCATCGTAGATTTCCTCGAAGGCGACCCGGACCAGCCGATCATCACGGGGCGGACGTACCACAACAACAACCGCACACCGAACAAGCTTCCTGACTTCAAAACCCGGATGGTCTTAAAGTCTGACAGTCACAAGGCGACGGGTTCCAATGAACTCCGCTTTGAGGATGAGGGCGGACAAGAGGAAGTCTGGTTCCACGCTCAAAAATTCCACAATGGCGTTGTTGAGAACAATGAGACCTGGAAGGTGGGTGCTAATCGCCACAAACGAATTGATGGCTCTCAGTCTGAATCTATCGGAAGTTCAAAAGACATTGAGGTGGGTGGAGATCACCGTGAACATGTGAAGGGGTCCGAACATACACAAGTTGACGGGTCCGCACTGCGCCAGATCAAGATCAGCGATTTCCTGAAGGTTGTAGGAGATAAGGTCACTCATGTGGTGCGCAATGCCATCACGCTTGTTGATGAGAATTGGCGTTTGGAGACCAAGGGCAAGCAGCACTTTGAGAGCGGAACAACCCATTACATCAACGCAGGGGATGCTGTGGTTATTCAGGCAGGCGCGAGCATAAGCCTCAATGTTGGTGGCAATTTCGTCAAGATCGACAAAGGCGGGGTGCAAATTGAAGGCACCCTGGTGAAGGTCAACTGTGGCGGTTCTCCTGCCAAGGGTGCTCCAGTCTCTCCAATGGAGGTGATGAAACCTGCTGATTACTCTGGCCCACACGCAGAGCGCTATAGCCGCTCCTATAAGAATTAG
- a CDS encoding PAAR domain-containing protein has translation MSGKPAARLGDIGSGHGCHFPPTPAIAGSPNILINNRLAVRQGDAYAPHPCPVCPSPPHGRSLASGSPTVLFNNKEAGRQGDPIDCGGADSTGSGDVLIGGASPPGMSRSPFCETCEDKASKG, from the coding sequence ATGTCAGGAAAACCAGCAGCACGCCTTGGTGATATCGGTTCTGGTCATGGATGCCACTTTCCGCCAACACCTGCCATCGCCGGAAGCCCGAACATTTTGATCAATAACCGCCTTGCAGTGCGCCAGGGAGATGCTTATGCGCCGCATCCATGCCCGGTTTGTCCGTCACCACCCCATGGCAGATCATTGGCCTCCGGGAGCCCGACTGTCCTGTTTAACAACAAAGAAGCCGGGCGACAGGGAGATCCGATTGATTGTGGCGGGGCCGATTCAACTGGATCTGGTGATGTCTTGATTGGCGGTGCATCACCTCCAGGAATGAGCCGCTCACCATTTTGCGAAACCTGTGAAGACAAAGCCTCTAAAGGATAG
- a CDS encoding DUF4123 domain-containing protein, with the protein MVSLTERFKAICAQAATIDAKPYLVLDASWQEDLASEIRATGENGWEPLMGSPAEDKQDAHARTPLLVDLTIHPAVLSQWLEEGFPEKLGIIVFSTAAIEELRTSLKRFLSVITPESGKPVYLRFYDARVLYCFLRHGFPEQWQDFFKNIDLIAAPYDYTSSFAVYRLRGEQLQLGIETEDGLDYHWHKHENQDRAVENYRATFPFREIEQRQYDDMMHCAQVSFYHEIEQFLRKAFPKETSGVLRKDLIEFIGAQEKVAINEGFNGENCALYWVLMTMICGTKFYEEEYMGRYLSIPWFSHEKRLLDILAAANGYAENPHIQELTIEVS; encoded by the coding sequence ATGGTGAGTTTGACAGAACGATTTAAGGCGATCTGCGCGCAAGCTGCAACGATTGATGCCAAACCATACCTGGTGCTGGATGCATCCTGGCAGGAAGATCTCGCAAGTGAGATCAGAGCAACTGGTGAGAATGGCTGGGAACCTTTGATGGGATCACCTGCAGAGGACAAACAAGATGCGCATGCCCGGACTCCGCTGCTTGTTGATCTGACAATCCACCCAGCAGTTCTATCTCAATGGTTGGAGGAAGGGTTCCCGGAGAAACTCGGCATTATTGTCTTCTCGACAGCAGCAATCGAAGAACTTCGCACATCCCTAAAACGCTTCTTAAGTGTGATCACGCCGGAAAGTGGAAAACCGGTTTACCTGCGGTTTTATGATGCCCGTGTGCTTTATTGTTTTTTGCGACATGGCTTTCCGGAACAGTGGCAGGATTTCTTCAAGAACATTGATTTGATCGCAGCACCTTATGACTACACATCAAGCTTTGCTGTCTATCGCCTTCGCGGCGAACAACTACAGCTCGGCATTGAGACCGAAGACGGCTTAGACTATCACTGGCACAAGCATGAAAACCAGGATCGAGCAGTCGAAAACTACCGCGCAACCTTCCCGTTCCGCGAGATCGAGCAGCGTCAATATGATGACATGATGCACTGCGCACAAGTCAGCTTTTACCACGAGATTGAACAGTTCCTGCGCAAAGCCTTTCCTAAGGAGACCAGTGGAGTCCTACGGAAAGACTTGATTGAGTTCATAGGAGCACAAGAGAAAGTCGCAATCAATGAGGGTTTTAATGGTGAGAACTGTGCTCTCTATTGGGTTCTTATGACTATGATATGCGGAACTAAATTTTACGAGGAAGAATATATGGGGCGTTACTTATCCATCCCATGGTTTTCTCATGAAAAGCGTCTGTTGGATATTCTCGCGGCTGCCAATGGTTACGCTGAAAATCCTCACATCCAAGAACTTACAATAGAGGTTAGCTAA
- a CDS encoding phosphoadenosine phosphosulfate reductase family protein codes for MDAFKLPEGNVQIALSGGRTSAYMLYQILKANGDLPERVKVLFQNTGREMPQTLDFVKEIGERWSVDITWLEYQSAEPLFRAVDYASASREGEPLEALIATRAYLPNQRARYCTAELKERTATRYLKTLGWKKWSSAVGIRADEPHRIGKPRKECWTQWTPLAAANVSRKDVAAFWKGCNFDLQLPNVEGNCWLGNCDGCFLKSEANIAALTRDYPQRASWWEHMEASKQGQTTSKEAAQFSERYSRADLREYLSRQGDWIFGNEASFCQASAGECF; via the coding sequence ATGGATGCATTCAAGCTACCTGAAGGCAATGTGCAAATTGCCCTCTCTGGTGGGCGTACCAGTGCCTACATGCTCTACCAGATCTTGAAAGCAAACGGAGATCTACCCGAGCGAGTAAAGGTGCTGTTTCAGAACACCGGCAGAGAGATGCCTCAAACTCTGGACTTTGTAAAAGAGATTGGAGAACGCTGGAGCGTCGATATCACATGGTTGGAGTATCAGTCTGCAGAGCCTTTGTTTCGCGCTGTAGACTACGCCTCTGCTTCTCGTGAAGGGGAGCCGCTTGAGGCATTAATCGCAACGCGGGCATACTTGCCCAATCAGCGGGCGCGGTACTGCACAGCTGAGCTGAAGGAGCGCACCGCAACCCGCTATCTCAAAACCCTTGGCTGGAAGAAATGGAGTTCAGCAGTTGGGATACGCGCCGATGAACCGCACCGGATCGGCAAGCCCCGCAAAGAGTGCTGGACCCAATGGACCCCGCTTGCCGCTGCCAATGTATCCAGGAAGGACGTTGCTGCTTTCTGGAAGGGGTGCAACTTCGACCTTCAGCTCCCGAATGTTGAGGGGAACTGCTGGCTTGGGAACTGTGACGGGTGCTTCCTGAAATCGGAAGCCAACATTGCAGCGCTTACACGAGATTATCCGCAGCGTGCCAGTTGGTGGGAGCATATGGAAGCTTCAAAGCAGGGGCAGACCACCAGCAAAGAAGCTGCACAGTTTTCCGAGCGCTATTCGCGTGCGGATCTAAGAGAGTATTTGTCCCGTCAGGGCGATTGGATTTTCGGCAATGAAGCCAGCTTTTGCCAAGCTTCAGCCGGTGAGTGTTTTTAG
- a CDS encoding J domain-containing protein — protein MIISDALSILGLSSGASQDEIKAAYKDAAKKYHPDLDPEASAAGDEMMKLVNAAYDALKNATSTETEEATNSNYGEELNTALNAIINLDGLEIEICGSWIWVSGNTRQHKDALKAAGFKYASKKKKWNYRPAAWRSSSRGRYSMDQIRERHGSVRPSKTHFGYASLEAAA, from the coding sequence ATGATTATCTCAGACGCCCTTTCAATCCTCGGTTTGTCTTCAGGTGCCAGCCAGGACGAAATCAAAGCAGCCTACAAAGACGCAGCCAAAAAATACCATCCAGATCTGGACCCAGAAGCCAGCGCTGCAGGTGACGAGATGATGAAGCTCGTAAACGCTGCTTATGATGCTCTTAAGAATGCCACCAGCACCGAAACTGAAGAGGCCACAAACAGCAACTACGGGGAAGAACTCAACACCGCATTGAACGCGATTATCAATCTTGATGGTTTGGAGATTGAAATTTGCGGTTCGTGGATCTGGGTGAGCGGAAACACCAGGCAACACAAAGACGCCCTGAAAGCAGCCGGTTTCAAGTATGCATCCAAAAAGAAGAAGTGGAACTACCGCCCTGCAGCTTGGCGTTCTAGCAGCCGTGGCCGGTATTCAATGGACCAGATCCGCGAGCGTCACGGCAGCGTTCGTCCATCCAAAACGCACTTTGGTTATGCATCTCTTGAGGCTGCAGCGTGA
- a CDS encoding glycoside hydrolase family 16 protein gives MDARSDLLETIDPGPWITKNFAFADGPDVDRSVWTSPIWHKGYNPSFLGRTALRNPTDFTGGIGCTPVKNGHAQLRLSTFDPRSPDHSALLGTQISTIEKWGLSSYAKVAFHARVICPTSMPKGAVAALFAYNLLNQSKDQRDEIDFELISRYWNNPAPQINTNVFYDSSKGEAQQNTIAQVFGNPIDLSIIWSPNGINWLVNGVTVRKTSQAPQSDMSLTLNFWAPSATGWTWAYDADLQPSNAPGQTWTFQVASASVSYVTL, from the coding sequence ATGGATGCCAGAAGTGACTTACTTGAAACCATTGATCCTGGACCTTGGATCACGAAGAATTTTGCTTTTGCCGATGGTCCGGACGTGGATCGTTCTGTCTGGACAAGCCCAATTTGGCACAAAGGATACAACCCCTCATTTCTAGGGCGAACGGCTCTGAGGAACCCGACAGATTTTACCGGTGGAATCGGTTGCACGCCTGTAAAGAATGGTCATGCACAGCTCAGACTGAGTACGTTTGACCCGCGCTCCCCTGACCATTCGGCATTGCTTGGCACCCAGATCAGTACAATCGAAAAATGGGGATTGAGCAGCTATGCAAAAGTGGCCTTCCATGCACGGGTTATATGCCCAACTTCGATGCCCAAAGGTGCTGTTGCCGCCTTGTTTGCCTATAACCTCCTCAATCAGAGTAAAGATCAGAGAGATGAAATAGATTTTGAGCTGATCTCAAGATACTGGAACAACCCTGCGCCTCAGATCAACACGAACGTATTTTATGACAGCTCTAAAGGTGAAGCTCAGCAAAACACCATTGCTCAAGTGTTCGGGAATCCTATCGATCTGTCGATCATCTGGTCACCCAATGGCATCAACTGGCTAGTCAATGGAGTTACAGTTCGAAAAACCTCACAGGCTCCTCAGTCCGACATGAGCCTTACTCTCAATTTCTGGGCTCCAAGTGCAACTGGCTGGACCTGGGCCTATGACGCAGATTTGCAGCCTTCAAACGCGCCTGGACAGACTTGGACGTTTCAAGTCGCTTCTGCATCTGTCTCATACGTCACCTTATGA
- a CDS encoding helix-turn-helix domain-containing protein yields MKIDPDIIDRTARVTRKKLGYTPSEIKEVVETLLPTVADRHELRTALEEYEKTAQYRPMTGELIREARKKCFFFTAEQFGPLLGFKDSGSIRSTMSNLENGRTEVTEMVSRLARAYLAGHRPPDWPKNPKLKKPSVLDKKSSSIGAFF; encoded by the coding sequence ATGAAAATAGACCCAGATATTATTGATCGAACAGCCAGAGTGACCCGCAAAAAGCTTGGCTACACACCATCTGAGATCAAAGAGGTTGTAGAAACTTTGCTCCCAACGGTGGCAGATCGTCATGAGCTGCGTACAGCGTTAGAGGAGTATGAGAAGACTGCACAATACAGGCCGATGACCGGCGAGCTCATCAGAGAAGCGCGAAAAAAATGCTTTTTCTTTACAGCTGAGCAGTTCGGGCCGCTGTTAGGGTTCAAAGACAGCGGTTCAATACGTTCAACTATGTCTAATTTGGAAAATGGCCGAACTGAAGTAACAGAGATGGTTTCTCGACTTGCCAGAGCTTATTTAGCTGGCCATAGGCCTCCAGATTGGCCCAAAAACCCTAAGCTGAAGAAACCAAGCGTGTTGGATAAAAAATCCTCATCAATAGGTGCCTTCTTCTGA
- a CDS encoding helix-turn-helix domain-containing protein, with translation MIESRRADVIGRRIKELREERKLTQPQMGELFSFSVSRLSQYEWGDFTPPFDLLMHFAEFFKVNHAWIMGVPNAPKYLPPAQEVIEKFETLSPIIEARAFALGIYLTQETRRKAIGFLIDNFPDILQTYEDNLDVIDSAVIVSGDRP, from the coding sequence TTGATCGAGAGCAGACGGGCAGACGTTATCGGTCGCCGCATCAAAGAACTTCGAGAAGAACGCAAGCTCACTCAACCTCAGATGGGTGAGCTGTTTAGCTTCTCTGTCTCCAGATTAAGCCAATATGAGTGGGGTGATTTTACACCACCGTTTGATCTGCTGATGCATTTTGCTGAATTTTTTAAGGTCAATCATGCTTGGATCATGGGTGTTCCGAACGCCCCTAAATATCTTCCACCGGCCCAAGAGGTGATAGAGAAGTTCGAAACCTTAAGTCCGATCATTGAAGCTCGTGCCTTTGCTCTTGGGATCTACCTGACACAAGAAACACGCAGAAAAGCCATTGGGTTTCTCATCGACAACTTTCCTGACATTCTCCAGACCTATGAAGACAATCTGGATGTGATCGATAGTGCCGTTATCGTGAGTGGCGACCGCCCTTAG
- a CDS encoding DUF3560 domain-containing protein encodes MTKTHSQHMAEIEQIEGVEATYSPEDNKLRLYAEDRFDEETYAIVKSFGFNWAPKQKLFVAPAWTPEREDFCVAIAGDIEAEGTTLAERAAAKAERLEGYAANKERKAGELFSAADELSRMFEDGQPILAGHHSERKALKAKDRMDSNLKRGVESQKAARHYLYKAVSVQHHANFKNSPKVRANRIKALFVELRKYQSDLNHYALALKVWEKTTSEKGISGLVEIGRIRTGSIAAWETRGRIKEGEITLQELRSERIAAFKWQLENTNRHRWVDHLLNRLAYENVMLGGVSRFEGEITATLLQTFARAHGADKPKATKTQSGNFELKSLAPLPLQFVQGATHDTLELTDSEWCELMKDVCYEVPVKKDAKPSILNFKAKHLQSPSRYHSGEFNTFEQIELTKAEYAKIYSEVRGTRLSVCGKFRFKICLDPNYKGPRYQAPWVAVFLTDSKAHPVPESFVPVVEAKAA; translated from the coding sequence ATGACCAAGACCCATTCACAGCACATGGCAGAGATTGAGCAGATTGAAGGCGTGGAAGCGACCTACAGCCCAGAGGACAACAAGCTCCGCCTCTATGCTGAAGATCGTTTCGACGAGGAAACCTATGCAATCGTAAAATCATTTGGCTTCAATTGGGCTCCAAAGCAGAAGCTTTTTGTTGCTCCGGCGTGGACGCCAGAGCGAGAGGATTTCTGTGTTGCGATTGCTGGCGATATTGAAGCCGAAGGCACCACGCTTGCAGAACGCGCAGCAGCAAAGGCCGAGCGACTGGAGGGCTACGCAGCGAACAAAGAGCGCAAGGCGGGAGAGCTGTTTTCTGCAGCTGATGAGTTGTCGCGAATGTTTGAGGACGGCCAGCCGATCCTTGCGGGCCATCACTCAGAGCGTAAGGCTTTGAAGGCCAAAGATCGCATGGATAGCAACTTGAAGCGCGGTGTTGAGAGCCAGAAGGCAGCAAGGCACTATCTGTACAAGGCCGTGAGCGTGCAGCATCACGCCAACTTCAAGAACAGCCCAAAAGTAAGAGCAAACCGCATCAAAGCCCTCTTCGTTGAGTTGCGCAAATATCAAAGCGACCTCAATCACTATGCACTGGCTTTGAAGGTTTGGGAGAAAACGACGAGTGAAAAGGGGATCTCAGGCCTCGTTGAAATAGGCCGGATTCGGACCGGATCTATAGCGGCTTGGGAGACACGCGGACGTATTAAAGAGGGTGAGATCACTCTGCAGGAGCTACGCAGCGAGCGTATAGCAGCATTCAAGTGGCAACTTGAAAACACCAACCGTCACCGCTGGGTTGATCATCTGCTCAACCGGCTGGCCTATGAAAATGTAATGCTTGGCGGTGTCAGTCGTTTTGAGGGCGAGATCACAGCAACATTGCTTCAGACCTTCGCCCGCGCCCATGGTGCAGACAAACCGAAAGCGACTAAAACGCAGAGTGGAAACTTTGAGCTTAAAAGCCTTGCCCCTTTGCCGCTTCAGTTTGTGCAAGGTGCGACACATGACACGCTTGAACTGACTGATAGTGAGTGGTGCGAGCTGATGAAAGATGTTTGCTATGAGGTGCCAGTTAAGAAAGATGCCAAGCCATCAATTTTGAACTTCAAAGCCAAACACCTGCAGTCTCCCAGTCGCTACCATTCCGGCGAGTTCAACACCTTTGAGCAGATAGAGTTGACGAAGGCAGAATATGCAAAAATCTACTCTGAAGTACGGGGAACGCGGCTTTCTGTTTGCGGCAAGTTTCGCTTCAAGATCTGTTTAGATCCAAACTACAAAGGCCCTCGCTATCAAGCCCCTTGGGTTGCTGTTTTCCTGACAGACAGCAAGGCTCATCCTGTACCGGAGAGCTTTGTGCCGGTCGTAGAAGCTAAGGCCGCATAG